A DNA window from Mariprofundus aestuarium contains the following coding sequences:
- the cobA gene encoding uroporphyrinogen-III C-methyltransferase: MRLDLPLRSGEVALVGAGPGDVSLLTLAAAKLIGDCDAIVYDALVSDEVLNMAAVGTALILAGKRGGRPSASQDDICDRLIELANEGKRVVRLKGGDPFVFGRGGEEMRALAAASIRFRVIPGITAGVAAPAMAGIPVTDRSVNATLAFLTGHEASAKSRMDWKSLVEAFPVLVFYMGAKNLPQIAVRLLEAGLAESTPLAIIYAATLDEENTTIATLKEAANGTVTARSPSIVIIGDVVNERICWKD; this comes from the coding sequence ATGAGACTTGATTTGCCGTTAAGAAGTGGCGAGGTCGCACTGGTTGGTGCAGGGCCAGGAGATGTCAGCCTGCTGACACTTGCTGCTGCAAAACTGATCGGCGATTGTGATGCCATTGTTTACGATGCGCTGGTCTCCGATGAGGTGCTGAATATGGCGGCCGTCGGTACCGCGCTGATTCTGGCGGGCAAACGTGGCGGCAGACCTTCAGCCAGCCAGGATGATATCTGCGATAGACTGATCGAACTGGCAAACGAGGGAAAACGGGTGGTACGCCTGAAAGGCGGTGATCCGTTTGTTTTTGGTCGTGGCGGTGAGGAGATGCGTGCACTGGCTGCTGCCTCTATTCGTTTTCGGGTGATTCCCGGCATCACAGCAGGTGTAGCCGCCCCTGCCATGGCGGGTATTCCGGTTACTGACCGCTCAGTCAATGCAACACTCGCTTTTCTCACCGGCCATGAAGCAAGCGCCAAGAGCCGCATGGACTGGAAGTCGCTGGTGGAAGCGTTTCCTGTACTCGTCTTCTACATGGGCGCAAAAAATCTGCCCCAGATTGCAGTGCGCCTGCTTGAAGCCGGTCTTGCAGAAAGCACACCACTTGCCATCATTTACGCCGCTACGCTGGATGAGGAGAACACGACTATCGCCACCCTGAAAGAGGCGGCCAATGGAACTGTCACTGCCCGCTCGCCGTCGATTGTGATCATTGGTGACGTGGTAAACGAAAGAATATGCTGGAAGGATTGA
- the cobU gene encoding bifunctional adenosylcobinamide kinase/adenosylcobinamide-phosphate guanylyltransferase produces the protein MPITLILGGARSGKSRHAEELATSLSDHPIYVATAPLIDNDHEWLARIERHREERDTHWQVIEEELALTSVLKAQDGPQSVVLIDCLTLWLSNLIFAGREIEDEVELLCELLPMLVGEVILVANEVGMGLVPENPEGRAFRDAQGRLNQRLAATADRVEFIAAGLPICLK, from the coding sequence ATGCCAATAACACTTATTCTGGGTGGTGCCCGCAGTGGCAAAAGCCGCCATGCCGAAGAGCTCGCAACATCCCTCAGCGATCACCCGATCTACGTCGCCACCGCCCCGCTTATCGACAACGATCACGAGTGGCTGGCCCGTATCGAACGTCACCGCGAAGAGCGCGACACACACTGGCAGGTGATTGAGGAGGAACTCGCGCTTACCAGCGTGCTAAAAGCGCAGGATGGCCCGCAGAGCGTCGTGCTGATCGACTGCCTCACCCTTTGGCTATCCAACCTGATATTTGCAGGCAGGGAGATCGAAGATGAGGTGGAACTGCTCTGCGAGCTGCTCCCGATGCTTGTCGGTGAGGTGATCCTCGTTGCCAATGAAGTGGGCATGGGGCTGGTTCCAGAAAACCCAGAGGGGCGCGCCTTCCGTGATGCACAGGGGCGGCTCAACCAACGCCTTGCAGCAACAGCTGATCGCGTCGAGTTTATTGCGGCAGGCCTTCCGATCTGCTTGAAATAA
- a CDS encoding FecCD family ABC transporter permease: protein MLRWLALFIAVAACLLLGMATGEQWINPFSASDTLEQTILWELRFPRLLTAFAVGGLLALAGAWFQVLLGNPLAEPYVLGVAGSASAGAVTGLMFIPESAWVMSAGAFIGAWIGIVAVMFFSHLGPNRMLLAGVVLAAFWSAVLALLLALLPEQGLFRAFSWMMGDLSHSDLPVPLLLLAWIIALGCGLLLSKSLDRLLLGERHAEALGVDVKRLRQRLLLLASAVTALAVTAAGTIGFVGLVIPHLMRLLFGSLHRAVLPASAIGGGLLLVLADSAARTVIAPAELPVGILTAIIGVPVFLFLLLRRN, encoded by the coding sequence ATGCTACGCTGGCTTGCCCTTTTCATCGCAGTCGCGGCCTGTCTGCTGCTCGGCATGGCTACCGGGGAGCAGTGGATCAATCCGTTTTCCGCCAGTGATACGCTGGAGCAGACCATTCTCTGGGAGCTGCGTTTTCCGCGCCTGCTCACCGCCTTTGCCGTCGGTGGCCTGCTGGCGCTGGCCGGCGCCTGGTTTCAGGTGTTATTGGGCAATCCGCTGGCTGAGCCTTATGTTCTGGGGGTCGCTGGCTCTGCCTCTGCCGGTGCTGTCACCGGCCTAATGTTCATACCTGAGTCAGCATGGGTGATGAGCGCAGGTGCATTTATTGGTGCCTGGATCGGTATTGTGGCCGTGATGTTCTTCTCCCACCTGGGGCCAAACCGTATGCTGCTGGCCGGTGTGGTACTGGCGGCATTCTGGTCTGCCGTGCTCGCCCTGCTGTTGGCGCTTTTGCCAGAGCAGGGACTGTTCCGTGCCTTCTCGTGGATGATGGGGGATCTCTCCCACTCCGACCTTCCTGTTCCCCTGCTGTTGCTGGCATGGATTATTGCGCTGGGCTGCGGCCTGCTCCTTTCAAAATCACTGGACAGACTGCTGCTCGGTGAACGTCATGCAGAAGCTCTTGGTGTGGATGTCAAACGACTGCGCCAACGTCTGCTGCTGCTGGCGTCGGCCGTGACTGCGCTGGCCGTCACTGCTGCCGGAACCATCGGTTTCGTGGGCCTTGTGATTCCGCATCTGATGCGCCTGCTGTTCGGCTCGCTGCACAGGGCGGTACTGCCGGCCTCCGCCATCGGTGGCGGCCTGCTGCTGGTACTGGCCGATTCCGCTGCCCGTACGGTAATCGCCCCGGCCGAACTGCCGGTCGGCATCCTCACGGCCATTATCGGCGTACCGGTATTCCTCTTCCTGCTGCTGAGGCGCAACTAA
- a CDS encoding (2Fe-2S) ferredoxin domain-containing protein, which produces MPKPMMMPYKRHAIMCCGKSCGENLPLLNYLKEKVAAAGLIVGDPDAVRVNRAGCLGVCAEGPIMVVYPEGVWYCNLNQSAIDRIIDEHFRGGKVVEEFAFYKM; this is translated from the coding sequence ATGCCTAAACCGATGATGATGCCCTACAAACGCCATGCCATTATGTGCTGCGGCAAAAGCTGCGGAGAAAACCTGCCACTACTCAATTACCTGAAAGAGAAGGTGGCTGCAGCAGGGCTCATTGTTGGCGATCCCGATGCCGTACGCGTCAACCGTGCTGGCTGCCTCGGCGTTTGCGCTGAAGGGCCAATCATGGTCGTTTATCCCGAAGGGGTCTGGTACTGCAACCTCAACCAGAGTGCTATTGACCGCATTATCGATGAGCATTTCCGTGGTGGTAAGGTCGTAGAAGAGTTCGCTTTTTATAAGATGTAA
- a CDS encoding sirohydrochlorin chelatase — MKVILAHGSPDSTHAKEVEKVAAAVSKRLGEAVAAAFLSDNQLPRNADVVPLFLGAGVHLTKDTPRLAENSDCTLLPSLGSHTEGIVTLVSTSQADKTIFLLYQPDGFERLQAALQPCGQIAFLHGEPSLSAVLQQMHEISVTVQPLLLFPGRSLARVRAMVANSSTPNARIAPVLCELDGFAELVANCFRGNS, encoded by the coding sequence ATGAAAGTGATTCTGGCGCATGGATCGCCTGACTCCACCCATGCGAAAGAGGTTGAAAAAGTAGCTGCGGCGGTTTCGAAACGGCTCGGAGAGGCGGTCGCTGCGGCATTTCTTTCCGATAATCAGTTGCCGCGCAATGCAGATGTTGTGCCGCTATTCCTTGGTGCAGGAGTCCACCTTACCAAGGATACGCCGAGACTGGCAGAAAATTCTGACTGCACACTGTTGCCCTCACTGGGAAGCCATACAGAAGGGATCGTCACCCTTGTCAGTACATCACAGGCTGACAAAACCATCTTCCTTCTCTACCAGCCTGACGGCTTCGAGAGGCTGCAAGCGGCTTTGCAACCCTGTGGCCAAATTGCATTCCTGCATGGCGAGCCATCATTGAGTGCAGTTCTTCAGCAGATGCATGAGATCAGTGTAACCGTACAGCCGCTACTGCTGTTTCCCGGGCGTAGCCTTGCTAGAGTCCGCGCCATGGTCGCCAACTCTTCCACCCCCAATGCTCGGATTGCCCCAGTGCTATGTGAACTCGATGGCTTTGCCGAACTGGTTGCCAACTGCTTTCGGGGGAACTCATGA
- a CDS encoding histidine phosphatase family protein: protein MAEAAIIDLLRHGEVEGAVSVARGCRTDVPLTESGWSQMDAVAQSLHLEGSLTAIATSPVSRCALFAGQFSTQAGLPLTVLEQMREIDFGHWEGKQAHEIQEQELLTRFMENPDGVQLPGGESFNMFARRIIEEWESWIHGASGEHRLLISHGLVKRVLLSHLLAIPLSHIWRLALPYGAWSRVSLMQGEQPRLLFLNREVKP, encoded by the coding sequence ATGGCTGAAGCGGCCATCATCGATCTGCTGCGCCACGGCGAGGTAGAAGGCGCTGTATCAGTTGCTCGCGGCTGTCGCACCGATGTGCCACTGACAGAGAGTGGCTGGTCACAAATGGATGCCGTTGCTCAATCCCTGCATCTAGAAGGATCACTAACAGCCATCGCCACATCACCGGTATCCCGCTGCGCCCTTTTTGCAGGGCAGTTCAGCACCCAGGCGGGCCTCCCGCTTACGGTTCTGGAGCAGATGCGCGAAATCGACTTCGGCCACTGGGAGGGCAAACAGGCCCATGAAATCCAGGAGCAGGAGCTATTGACCCGTTTTATGGAGAATCCCGATGGGGTGCAGCTTCCCGGTGGCGAATCTTTCAATATGTTTGCCCGGCGAATTATTGAAGAGTGGGAATCATGGATTCATGGCGCATCGGGTGAACACCGACTGCTGATCAGCCACGGGCTGGTCAAGCGGGTCCTGCTCTCGCACCTGCTGGCCATCCCTCTCTCGCATATCTGGCGTCTCGCTCTTCCCTATGGCGCATGGAGCAGGGTTTCTCTCATGCAGGGTGAACAGCCCCGGCTTCTATTTCTCAACCGCGAGGTTAAACCCTAA
- the cobT gene encoding nicotinate-nucleotide--dimethylbenzimidazole phosphoribosyltransferase — protein sequence MAVVAVNTEIEKEARAHQDNLTKPRGALGRLEDIACWFASRQGKLLPDPLLPHIAVFAGDHGVCEEGISAYPSVVTGEMVKNFARGGAAINVLARQCGATLAIIDVGVMSDLSGFEGITHKKFGSGTANLLREAAMPQNQCAAAIEAGRSEAKAAIAAGANLLIAGDMGIGNTTASASIICRLTGTTPEAVVGFGTGVDENGRSLKVDVVRRALERISGKADELVLQEVGGLEIAAMAGFYLQAAESGIPIVIDGFIASAAALAARVIEPQVTNWMLASHISHENGHALALEALGLSPLINFEMRLGEGSGAALVVPLLQSAIALHSQMATFASAGVTDKDG from the coding sequence GTGGCTGTAGTTGCCGTGAATACCGAAATCGAAAAAGAGGCGCGAGCCCATCAGGATAACCTGACCAAGCCGCGTGGTGCACTGGGACGGCTTGAGGATATCGCCTGCTGGTTCGCCTCCCGGCAGGGCAAGCTGCTTCCCGACCCGTTGCTACCCCATATCGCTGTATTTGCCGGTGATCACGGTGTTTGCGAAGAGGGTATCTCAGCTTATCCATCTGTCGTGACCGGTGAAATGGTGAAGAATTTCGCTCGCGGAGGTGCAGCCATCAACGTGCTGGCGCGCCAGTGTGGAGCAACGCTCGCCATTATCGATGTTGGTGTTATGTCCGACCTCTCAGGGTTTGAGGGCATCACCCATAAAAAGTTCGGCTCCGGCACGGCCAACCTGCTGCGTGAGGCTGCGATGCCCCAAAATCAATGCGCCGCCGCTATTGAGGCGGGCAGATCAGAGGCGAAAGCCGCCATTGCGGCTGGCGCCAACCTGCTGATTGCCGGCGATATGGGCATCGGTAACACCACCGCATCGGCCTCTATTATCTGCAGATTAACCGGAACAACACCCGAAGCCGTGGTCGGTTTTGGCACAGGTGTCGACGAAAATGGGCGCAGCCTGAAGGTGGATGTAGTCAGACGTGCGCTGGAGCGCATCTCTGGAAAAGCAGACGAACTTGTCCTGCAGGAGGTCGGAGGACTGGAAATCGCAGCCATGGCCGGCTTCTATCTGCAGGCAGCTGAGTCCGGCATTCCAATAGTGATCGATGGATTTATCGCATCAGCTGCCGCCCTTGCCGCTAGGGTCATCGAGCCACAGGTCACCAACTGGATGCTGGCCAGCCACATCTCGCATGAGAATGGGCATGCGCTGGCGCTGGAGGCCTTGGGACTATCCCCGCTGATCAATTTTGAGATGCGCCTTGGTGAAGGCTCGGGTGCAGCGCTTGTTGTACCACTGCTGCAATCGGCGATCGCCCTGCACAGTCAGATGGCGACCTTCGCAAGCGCCGGGGTGACTGATAAAGATGGCTGA
- a CDS encoding lytic transglycosylase domain-containing protein — MRAAGLVFTIFFLCASIAQAATPTQNREWFEQARLALNKSDEQSFKSLRAQLENYPLTPYLDIWLARKTLERGNDKLVEQTLKQYPEIPESPSLRLAWLKYLAKHGEWEQVIKLFDAHPQDRARLPETSMVATWHSGKNKQAIALFSSHWIKDKKISTFTEKLHRNWKKAGHPTLDERWQRIGNYARHGKWKKIKREALHLPKEIQPLITYWQQVQHEPEKMLNQWPENIDPLTAELILNDGLIRLARSDAGKAWHLLLELSPKVTIAEEKLAMLKRQLALRAARQHMLEAGEWLSQLPESQQSDETRSWQARIYILHHDWKKTLAVIDGMPTEERQLSSWLYWKARALEMTGRSELARPLYLLLANDRGYYSFLSSERLGVPLKFNNSGIESSPEDIKMISQLPAIQRAYEWLQLDNANKASREWNMALHGKSRAIWRAAATLASEWNWYDQAIRAAYKADENDALVARFPLGYEGAVSEASNESGLTTASIWSIIRQESAFNRQATSYVGAKGLMQLMPRTARGVAKKLNLGSSHSDLFSPKVNVRLGSAYLAEMNERFGNLALAAAAYNAGPHRVSLWVKRTPFDGAESWVEGIPFNETRRYVQQVMAFIAVYEWRQEKVPTSLIERIGGVKKVSLSEVR, encoded by the coding sequence ATGCGGGCTGCAGGACTGGTTTTTACCATATTTTTTCTCTGCGCTTCTATTGCGCAGGCTGCTACTCCGACTCAAAATCGGGAGTGGTTTGAACAGGCGCGCTTAGCCCTGAACAAGAGCGATGAGCAATCATTCAAGTCGCTTAGAGCACAGCTGGAGAACTATCCACTAACCCCCTATCTCGATATCTGGCTGGCCCGTAAAACCCTTGAGAGGGGTAATGACAAGCTTGTAGAGCAAACGCTGAAACAATATCCAGAGATTCCGGAATCGCCTAGTCTGCGTTTAGCCTGGCTTAAATATCTGGCTAAACACGGCGAATGGGAGCAGGTCATAAAGCTGTTTGATGCCCATCCGCAAGACCGGGCTCGCCTGCCGGAGACCTCTATGGTCGCAACCTGGCACAGTGGCAAAAACAAGCAGGCTATTGCACTATTTTCCTCGCACTGGATTAAAGACAAAAAAATAAGCACCTTCACTGAGAAGCTTCATCGAAACTGGAAAAAGGCAGGCCATCCAACCCTGGATGAGCGCTGGCAGCGCATCGGCAACTATGCCCGTCATGGCAAATGGAAAAAGATTAAGCGCGAAGCACTCCACTTGCCTAAAGAGATACAGCCACTGATAACTTACTGGCAGCAGGTTCAGCACGAACCTGAAAAGATGCTCAATCAATGGCCTGAAAATATTGACCCTCTAACAGCCGAACTGATTCTCAATGACGGGCTAATCCGACTGGCCCGCTCCGATGCAGGCAAAGCGTGGCATCTGCTGTTGGAACTTTCCCCAAAAGTTACCATTGCAGAAGAGAAACTGGCCATGTTGAAGCGCCAGCTCGCGCTACGAGCGGCAAGGCAGCACATGCTTGAGGCAGGTGAATGGTTAAGTCAGCTGCCCGAATCGCAACAGTCTGACGAGACGCGCAGCTGGCAGGCCCGCATTTACATCCTGCACCACGACTGGAAAAAAACACTTGCCGTCATTGATGGCATGCCCACTGAGGAGCGGCAACTGAGTAGCTGGCTCTACTGGAAGGCGCGTGCGCTGGAGATGACAGGGCGCAGTGAACTGGCCAGACCACTCTACCTGCTGCTGGCAAATGACCGTGGCTATTACAGCTTTCTTTCCAGCGAACGGCTTGGGGTTCCCCTAAAGTTCAACAACAGTGGGATCGAATCTTCCCCCGAAGATATCAAGATGATTTCCCAACTGCCAGCCATTCAGCGCGCCTATGAATGGCTGCAGCTCGACAATGCAAACAAAGCAAGTCGCGAATGGAACATGGCTTTGCATGGCAAGAGCAGAGCCATATGGCGTGCGGCCGCCACGCTTGCATCAGAGTGGAACTGGTATGATCAGGCAATTCGCGCAGCCTATAAAGCCGATGAGAATGATGCGCTTGTTGCACGGTTTCCGCTCGGATATGAGGGCGCTGTTTCAGAAGCTTCGAATGAGAGTGGCCTCACCACCGCCTCGATCTGGAGCATTATCCGTCAGGAGTCCGCATTTAACCGGCAGGCAACATCCTACGTTGGAGCTAAAGGGTTAATGCAGCTGATGCCAAGAACCGCTCGCGGTGTAGCTAAAAAACTTAATCTTGGATCAAGCCACTCCGACCTCTTCTCTCCTAAGGTTAATGTGCGGCTGGGCTCAGCCTATCTGGCGGAGATGAACGAGAGGTTCGGCAACCTCGCTCTCGCTGCAGCCGCCTACAATGCAGGCCCCCACCGGGTTTCACTCTGGGTAAAGCGCACCCCTTTCGACGGTGCGGAATCATGGGTGGAAGGCATTCCATTCAATGAAACGCGCCGTTATGTGCAGCAGGTCATGGCCTTTATTGCCGTCTATGAGTGGCGTCAGGAGAAAGTGCCAACCAGCCTGATAGAGCGCATCGGTGGTGTGAAGAAAGTAAGCCTGAGCGAGGTTCGCTGA
- a CDS encoding ABC transporter ATP-binding protein, which produces MRDLMNLSGLKVERGGHTLLSGLSCRFNAGEVVVVLGPNGAGKSSLLLAMAGLIPATGAMTLSDRPLSDYGRSELCQQIAWQGDLPPTEFGLTVRQRLELAAGEDTEPLESTAAAMDIAPLLQRPLGELSSGERQRTELAALMLRNTPIWLLDEPTAHLDLKHQIHCIHMLKTQRECGRAIITVLHDLQQAMAIADSLILIDGKGGAEYGEAKQLFASERLTKLFDAPVITQGTVLVPDYGE; this is translated from the coding sequence ATGCGCGACCTGATGAATCTCTCTGGCCTGAAGGTAGAGCGTGGCGGCCACACCTTGCTCTCAGGGCTATCTTGCCGCTTCAATGCCGGTGAGGTGGTCGTCGTGCTCGGCCCCAACGGCGCAGGTAAATCAAGCCTACTGCTGGCCATGGCAGGCCTTATTCCTGCAACCGGGGCCATGACTCTCTCAGACCGGCCACTGTCGGACTATGGTCGCAGCGAACTCTGCCAGCAGATTGCCTGGCAGGGGGATCTTCCACCCACTGAGTTCGGGCTCACCGTCAGGCAACGCCTTGAGCTTGCCGCAGGTGAAGATACTGAGCCCCTTGAGTCCACGGCTGCCGCCATGGATATCGCGCCGCTGTTGCAAAGACCTTTGGGGGAACTCTCCAGCGGAGAACGCCAGCGTACGGAACTGGCAGCGCTGATGCTGCGTAATACGCCGATATGGCTGCTTGATGAACCGACCGCACATCTCGACCTCAAACATCAGATTCACTGCATCCATATGCTCAAGACACAAAGAGAGTGTGGCCGCGCTATTATCACGGTGCTGCACGACCTGCAGCAGGCGATGGCCATTGCCGATTCCCTGATTCTGATTGATGGCAAAGGTGGTGCTGAATATGGTGAGGCGAAACAGCTTTTTGCAAGTGAACGATTAACGAAACTATTTGATGCACCAGTCATCACACAGGGGACGGTTCTGGTTCCTGACTATGGAGAGTGA
- the cobS gene encoding adenosylcobinamide-GDP ribazoletransferase, with the protein MPRGLILAFGFLTRLPMPQLAGFKEEELSSSALWFPLVGLSIGLLLLLAVWLGLSSSPWLAALLVVLLWTGITGALHLDGAADLADALGAAHREPERLLDVMKDPHTGTFGVVAIVAILLTKLVAVAWIVESPQIELWALLLIPAWARLGAIFWSQTLDAIAPGSGERFKWDVPEHALWGWGLLLFLMTWAAASLLFGVVALSALLLWREYLKCRLGGMTGDCLGAGIEYCECLMLLALGLL; encoded by the coding sequence ATGCCACGCGGCCTGATTCTCGCCTTCGGCTTCCTGACCCGCCTGCCGATGCCACAGCTTGCCGGCTTCAAAGAGGAGGAGCTCTCCTCCTCCGCGCTCTGGTTTCCACTGGTCGGGCTCTCTATCGGCCTGCTGCTCCTGCTCGCTGTCTGGCTCGGCTTGAGTTCCAGCCCATGGCTGGCAGCCCTGCTGGTTGTATTGCTCTGGACTGGCATTACCGGCGCCCTGCATCTAGATGGTGCGGCTGATCTGGCTGATGCTTTGGGTGCCGCCCACCGTGAGCCTGAACGACTCCTTGATGTGATGAAGGATCCGCACACCGGCACATTCGGTGTAGTTGCCATCGTCGCCATTCTTCTCACCAAGCTGGTTGCAGTGGCGTGGATCGTAGAATCGCCCCAGATCGAGCTATGGGCACTGCTGCTGATTCCCGCTTGGGCGCGGCTGGGTGCGATATTCTGGTCGCAGACACTTGATGCGATTGCGCCGGGCAGTGGCGAGCGTTTCAAATGGGATGTCCCAGAGCATGCCCTATGGGGCTGGGGGCTACTGCTGTTTCTGATGACGTGGGCTGCCGCCTCTTTACTGTTTGGAGTCGTAGCACTTTCTGCACTGCTGTTATGGCGGGAATACCTGAAGTGCCGGCTTGGCGGCATGACCGGCGACTGCCTCGGTGCCGGCATCGAATATTGTGAGTGCCTGATGCTGCTCGCGCTTGGTTTGCTCTAA
- the cobO gene encoding cob(I)yrinic acid a,c-diamide adenosyltransferase — protein sequence MKSRDKRQGIVLVHTGDGKGKSSSAFGVAFRAAGWGLKVCVIQFIKGKWKTGEERAAKQFDNIEWHALGDGFTWDTKNPEQDIKTSREIWELCKEKVQSEEFDLVLFDEINYCSGYGWISGEEIAKFIRDEKPKWMHMILTGRNAAPEVIEVADTVTEMKMIKHAYQSDIPATQGIEF from the coding sequence ATGAAATCACGCGATAAACGACAGGGCATTGTGCTGGTGCATACCGGTGATGGCAAAGGCAAAAGCTCGTCGGCTTTCGGCGTGGCCTTTCGTGCTGCTGGCTGGGGCTTGAAGGTGTGCGTTATCCAGTTCATCAAGGGGAAATGGAAAACAGGCGAAGAGCGGGCTGCAAAACAGTTCGATAATATTGAGTGGCATGCGCTCGGCGACGGTTTCACCTGGGACACCAAAAATCCTGAGCAGGATATCAAAACCAGCCGCGAGATCTGGGAGCTGTGCAAAGAGAAGGTACAAAGCGAAGAGTTCGATCTGGTTCTGTTTGATGAGATTAACTACTGCTCCGGTTACGGCTGGATCTCCGGAGAGGAGATCGCCAAATTCATCCGTGATGAAAAACCGAAGTGGATGCACATGATCCTGACTGGTCGCAATGCTGCGCCTGAAGTGATTGAGGTTGCCGATACCGTGACCGAGATGAAGATGATCAAACACGCCTATCAGTCCGATATCCCCGCCACGCAGGGGATTGAGTTCTGA
- a CDS encoding 4Fe-4S dicluster domain-containing protein has translation MAFVVTQLCKDCVDTACVAVCPVDCFYQPKDISDETPNMLYISPEECIDCAVCEPECPWEAIYPEEDVPEVFESDIALNELCDDERDLFDLAEVKDHTPPSAEEVATNKAKYGL, from the coding sequence ATGGCATTTGTAGTCACCCAGCTGTGTAAGGATTGTGTAGATACCGCATGCGTTGCGGTATGTCCGGTCGACTGTTTCTATCAGCCAAAAGATATCTCTGATGAGACCCCGAATATGCTCTATATCTCTCCGGAAGAGTGCATCGACTGCGCTGTCTGTGAGCCGGAGTGCCCATGGGAAGCGATCTACCCTGAAGAGGACGTGCCTGAAGTGTTCGAGTCCGACATCGCACTGAATGAACTGTGTGACGATGAACGCGACCTGTTTGACCTGGCCGAAGTAAAGGATCACACGCCACCATCGGCTGAAGAGGTCGCAACCAACAAGGCCAAATACGGCCTCTGA